The following coding sequences lie in one Pan paniscus chromosome X, NHGRI_mPanPan1-v2.0_pri, whole genome shotgun sequence genomic window:
- the SSX4B gene encoding protein SSX4 isoform X2 yields MNGDDAFARRPRDDAQISEKLRKAFDDIAKYFSKEEWEKMKSSEKIVYVYMKLNYEVMTKLGFKVTLPPFMCSKRAADFHGNDFGNDRNHRNQVERPQMTFGSLQRIFPKIMPKKPAEEENGLKEVPEASGPQNDGKQLCPPGNPSTLEKINKTSGPKRGRHAFTHRLRERKQLVIYEEISDPEEDDE; encoded by the exons ATGAACGGAGACGACGCCTTTGCAAGGAGACCCAGGGATGATGCTCAAATATCAGAGAAGTTACGAAAG gccttCGATGATATTGCCAAATACTTCTCTAAGGAAGAGTGGGAAAAGATGAAATCCTCGGAGAAAATCGTCTATGTGTATATGAAGCTAAACTATGAGGTCATGACTAAACTAG GTTTCAAGGTCACCCTCCCACCTTTCATGTGTAGTAAACGGGCTGCAGACTTCCACGGGAATGATTTTGGTAACGATCGAAACCACAGGAATCAGG TTGAACGTCCTCAGATGACTTTCGGCAGCCTCCAGAGAATCTTCCCGAAG ATCATGCCCAAGAAGCCAGCAGAGGAAGAAAATGGTTTGAAGGAAGTGCCAGAGGCATCTGGCCCACAAAATGATGGGAAACAGCTGTGCCCCCCGGGAAATCCAAGTACCTTGGAGAAGATTAACAAGACATCTG GACCCAAAAGGGGAAGACATGCCTTCACCCACAGACTGCGTGAGAGAAAGCAGCTGGTGATTTATGAAGAGATCAGCGACCCTGAGGAAGATGACGAGTAA
- the SSX4B gene encoding protein SSX4 isoform X1 codes for MNGDDAFARRPRDDAQISEKLRKAFDDIAKYFSKEEWEKMKSSEKIVYVYMKLNYEVMTKLGFKVTLPPFMCSKRAADFHGNDFGNDRNHRNQVERPQMTFGSLQRIFPKIMPKKPAEEENGLKEVPEASGPQNDGKQLCPPGNPSTLEKINKTSGNREAQEKEERWGRAHRWSSQNTHNINRLSLSSSMGVVHGTPKTITYNRMIIDPKGEDMPSPTDCVRESSW; via the exons ATGAACGGAGACGACGCCTTTGCAAGGAGACCCAGGGATGATGCTCAAATATCAGAGAAGTTACGAAAG gccttCGATGATATTGCCAAATACTTCTCTAAGGAAGAGTGGGAAAAGATGAAATCCTCGGAGAAAATCGTCTATGTGTATATGAAGCTAAACTATGAGGTCATGACTAAACTAG GTTTCAAGGTCACCCTCCCACCTTTCATGTGTAGTAAACGGGCTGCAGACTTCCACGGGAATGATTTTGGTAACGATCGAAACCACAGGAATCAGG TTGAACGTCCTCAGATGACTTTCGGCAGCCTCCAGAGAATCTTCCCGAAG ATCATGCCCAAGAAGCCAGCAGAGGAAGAAAATGGTTTGAAGGAAGTGCCAGAGGCATCTGGCCCACAAAATGATGGGAAACAGCTGTGCCCCCCGGGAAATCCAAGTACCTTGGAGAAGATTAACAAGACATCTG gaaatagggaggcccaagaaaAGGAGGAGAGATGGGGAAGAGCTCatcggtggagcagtcagaacacacacaacattaatCGATTAAGTTTGTCATCTTCTATGGGTGTAGTTCATGGTACCCCAAAAACAATTACATACAACAGgatgattata GACCCAAAAGGGGAAGACATGCCTTCACCCACAGACTGCGTGAGAGAAAGCAGCTGGTGA